From a region of the Phragmites australis chromosome 21, lpPhrAust1.1, whole genome shotgun sequence genome:
- the LOC133903409 gene encoding uncharacterized protein LOC133903409 isoform X2 → MNIEECTSQKPSVKILMEDELRKIKLLTKIPNDEVQRRLPDLKNDVSFDGRSKQTNKPTENSYNHTDISAPFSLSVDSEVFNHAEEYDLESILANFLGEIYSCHNECPHGDCKNKNELCPSLKSLIHKKVNDLSNLPHNIDCGQSQGSNDGKLLDQNNLSNTMVAQSKQFKDALEILSSNKELFLKLLQKPNPHIVDNIQKHQNSKVAAGLEPNKIPGQTNFVGGRRGSNQHRLATEEQAKERKYMFFWRKDKSNRSQMPETTNRAQTVSKIVILKPNPERRIDQKASTSARSLNQQSCTSHAPACSGRETSKFSIKEVKKRFRIVTGEGRRERNAATAEDLQRDPHRDSVIAIKKDFTHLPEGSLADKSASNFKNEIRPSITRKLKQQNVNISEINCCTAPKDASIFYEEAKRHLSEMLKDNDRSVNYPAAQAPKSLEGILSLPHCNVSTHRSSSREKDCLDPLPEKTDVCLVCKVEREECAQERTQSQDDLGSIACCTSEAVDDQDTVQEGYCLNEAQEGPRDVTDEPDTIYIEGIDRLDHGGRICNIQCISAEQSRDDVQQEMLEETKQGKEHVEMSPNSPERIVDKLEQEEPETPEPRPSTKVISHGSPEQINEKQEKPSPVSILESLFEDIGSPDCINKKECELHEDLHRTLYFPYNETDVKVLWEDKNVRLDYIKLVLELSELCAEQNLEVWYLEDELISPCLFEEIQNQGDQIDDLKLLFDCICEALTEIQDRYFRLSSWLSFLKHDIRTPPIGENLITEVDRYVYGYIQHSLPSTLEQLIKRDLEVQTWMNIRPKTEGIIMEIWEFVLDELIDEAVFYLWI, encoded by the exons ATG AACATAGAAGAATGCACTTCGCAGAAACCAAGCGTCAAAATCCTTATGGAGGATGAATTGAGAAAAATAAAGCTATTGACGAAAATTCCAAATGATGAGGTTCAAAGAAGATTACCTGACCTAAAAAATGATGTCTCTTTTGATGGGAGATCAAAGCAGACAAATAAACCAACAGAGAACTCATATAACCACACAGACATCTCTGCACCTTTCTCTCTATCAGTGGATTCTGAGGTCTTCAATCATGCTGAAGAATATGATCTTGAATCTATCCTGGCAAATTTCCTAGGTGAAATCTATAGTTGCCACAATGAATGCCCACATGGTGATTGCAAGAATAAGAATGAATTATGTCCTTCACTGAAGTCCCTAATCCATAAAAAGGTCAATGACTTGAGCAATCTTCCTCACAATATTGATTGTGGGCAATCTCAAGGGAGCAATGATGGAAAGCTATTGGACCAGAATAATCTTTCTAACACCATGGTAGCTCAATCCAAACAATTCAAAGATGCATTGGAGATACTGAGTTCAAACAAGGAACTTTTCCTGAAGCTGCTGCAGAAGCCAAATCCACATATAGTAGACAATATCCAAAAGCACCAAAACAGTAAGGTGGCGGCTGGGCTAGAGCCCAATAAAATTCCTGgacaaactaattttgttggagGGAGAAGAGGCTCAAATCAGCATCGGTTGGCTACAGAAGAGCAGGCTAAAGAGAGAAAATATATGTTCTTCTGGAGGAAGGATAAATCAAATAGAAGCCAGATGCCCGAGACAACTAACAGAGCTCAGACTGTTAGCAAAATAGTTATTCTAAAGCCAAATCCAGAAAGAAGGATTGATCAGAAAGCGTCTACTAGTGCAAGATCTTTAAATCAACAATCTTGTACATCTCATGCTCCTGCATGCAGTGGAAGGGAAACCTCAAAGTTTTCAATTAAGGAAGTCAAAAAAAGATTCAGAATTGTGACTGGTGAGGGTAGAAGAGAGAGAAATGCAGCAACCGCAGAGGACCTTCAAAGAGACCCACATAGAGATTCCGTTATTGCGATTAAGAAGGATTTTACACATCTCCCGGAAGGGAGCTTGGCAGACAAATCTGCATCAAATTTTAAGAACGAGATCAGACCTTCGATCACCAGAAAGCTAAAGCAACAAAATGTCAACATAAGTGAAATCAATTGCTGTACAGCACCAAAAGATGCATCTATCTTCTATGAGGAAGCCAAGAGGCATTTATCGGAGATGCTAAAAGATAATGATCGATCTGTCAACTATCCAGCAGCTCAAGCCCCAAAATCCTTGGAAGGAATACTTTCTCTCCCTCACTGCAATGTGTCAACCCATAGGAGTAGCTCGAGGGAAAAGGACTGCCTTGACCCCTTACCTGAAAAGACAGATGTTTGCCTTGTATGCAAGGTTGAGAGAGAAGAATGCGCACAAGAGAGAACCCAATCACAAGACGACTTAGGAAGCATTGCATGCTGTACTAGTGAAGCAGTTGATGATCAGGACACAGTTCAGGAAGGATATTGCCTGAATGAAGCACAAGAAG gaCCCAGAGATGTTACAGATGAACCAGACACCATCTATATTGAAGGAATTGACAGATTGGATCATGGTGGAAGAATTTGCAACATACAGTGCATTTCAGCAGAACAAAGCAGAGATGACGTACAGCAG GAAATGTTAGAAGAAACAAAACAAGGGAAAGAACATGTTGAAATGTCCCCAAACTCTCCTGAGAGAATAGTTGACAAGTTGGAGCAGGAAGAGCCGGAAACACCAGAACCAAGACCATCAACCAAAGTAATCTCACATGGTTCTCCGGAGCAAATCAATGAAAAGCAAGAAAAGCCCAGTCCCGTATCTATTCTTGAATCATTATTTGAAGATATTGGCAGTCCTGATTGCATAAACAAGAAAGAAT GTGAGCTGCATGAAGATCTCCATAGGACCCTGTATTTCCCATATAATGAAACAGATGTGAAGGTCCTATGGGAGGACAAGAATGTCAGGTTAGATTATATAAAGTTGGTGCTAGAGCTCTCAGAATTATGTGCAGAACAGAATTTAGAGGTATGGTACCTAGAGGATGAATTAATCAGCCCTTGCTTGTTTGAAGAAATACAGAATCAAGGTGATCAAATCGATGATCTGAAGCTTCTGTTTGACTGTATCTGTGAAGCCCTAACAGAGATCCAAGATAGATATTTTAGACTCTCTTCTTGGTTATCTTTTCTAAAACATGACATACGGACACCGCCAATAGGAGAAAACCTCATCACAGAAGTTGATAGATATGTTTACGGGTATATCCAACATAGTCTTCCAAGTACATTAGAGCAGCTAATTAAGAGGGATTTGGAAGTTCAGACATGGATGAACATTAGACCAAAAACTGAAGGGATTATTATGGAAATATGGGAGTTCGTATTGGATGAGTTGATAGATGAGGCTGTTTTTTATTTGTGGATTTGA
- the LOC133903409 gene encoding uncharacterized protein LOC133903409 isoform X1, which yields MGKRGHRRSASQDEDNVGCVWGLMRMLYFRRDPKFLLDTKQLSGRHTFREINDRGHSTKRSRDFDEIEDGNIEECTSQKPSVKILMEDELRKIKLLTKIPNDEVQRRLPDLKNDVSFDGRSKQTNKPTENSYNHTDISAPFSLSVDSEVFNHAEEYDLESILANFLGEIYSCHNECPHGDCKNKNELCPSLKSLIHKKVNDLSNLPHNIDCGQSQGSNDGKLLDQNNLSNTMVAQSKQFKDALEILSSNKELFLKLLQKPNPHIVDNIQKHQNSKVAAGLEPNKIPGQTNFVGGRRGSNQHRLATEEQAKERKYMFFWRKDKSNRSQMPETTNRAQTVSKIVILKPNPERRIDQKASTSARSLNQQSCTSHAPACSGRETSKFSIKEVKKRFRIVTGEGRRERNAATAEDLQRDPHRDSVIAIKKDFTHLPEGSLADKSASNFKNEIRPSITRKLKQQNVNISEINCCTAPKDASIFYEEAKRHLSEMLKDNDRSVNYPAAQAPKSLEGILSLPHCNVSTHRSSSREKDCLDPLPEKTDVCLVCKVEREECAQERTQSQDDLGSIACCTSEAVDDQDTVQEGYCLNEAQEGPRDVTDEPDTIYIEGIDRLDHGGRICNIQCISAEQSRDDVQQEMLEETKQGKEHVEMSPNSPERIVDKLEQEEPETPEPRPSTKVISHGSPEQINEKQEKPSPVSILESLFEDIGSPDCINKKECELHEDLHRTLYFPYNETDVKVLWEDKNVRLDYIKLVLELSELCAEQNLEVWYLEDELISPCLFEEIQNQGDQIDDLKLLFDCICEALTEIQDRYFRLSSWLSFLKHDIRTPPIGENLITEVDRYVYGYIQHSLPSTLEQLIKRDLEVQTWMNIRPKTEGIIMEIWEFVLDELIDEAVFYLWI from the exons ATGGGAAAACGAGGTCACAGGCGGTCTGCGTCACAAGACGAGGACAATGTGGGCTGTGTGTGGGGCCTCATGCGCATGCTTTATTTCCGCCGGGACCCCAAATTCTTGTTGGATACCAAGCAATTGAGCGGGAGGCATACATTCCGGGAGATCAATG ACAGGGGGCACTCAACAAAGAGGTCCAGGGATTTTGATGAAATAGAAGATGGT AACATAGAAGAATGCACTTCGCAGAAACCAAGCGTCAAAATCCTTATGGAGGATGAATTGAGAAAAATAAAGCTATTGACGAAAATTCCAAATGATGAGGTTCAAAGAAGATTACCTGACCTAAAAAATGATGTCTCTTTTGATGGGAGATCAAAGCAGACAAATAAACCAACAGAGAACTCATATAACCACACAGACATCTCTGCACCTTTCTCTCTATCAGTGGATTCTGAGGTCTTCAATCATGCTGAAGAATATGATCTTGAATCTATCCTGGCAAATTTCCTAGGTGAAATCTATAGTTGCCACAATGAATGCCCACATGGTGATTGCAAGAATAAGAATGAATTATGTCCTTCACTGAAGTCCCTAATCCATAAAAAGGTCAATGACTTGAGCAATCTTCCTCACAATATTGATTGTGGGCAATCTCAAGGGAGCAATGATGGAAAGCTATTGGACCAGAATAATCTTTCTAACACCATGGTAGCTCAATCCAAACAATTCAAAGATGCATTGGAGATACTGAGTTCAAACAAGGAACTTTTCCTGAAGCTGCTGCAGAAGCCAAATCCACATATAGTAGACAATATCCAAAAGCACCAAAACAGTAAGGTGGCGGCTGGGCTAGAGCCCAATAAAATTCCTGgacaaactaattttgttggagGGAGAAGAGGCTCAAATCAGCATCGGTTGGCTACAGAAGAGCAGGCTAAAGAGAGAAAATATATGTTCTTCTGGAGGAAGGATAAATCAAATAGAAGCCAGATGCCCGAGACAACTAACAGAGCTCAGACTGTTAGCAAAATAGTTATTCTAAAGCCAAATCCAGAAAGAAGGATTGATCAGAAAGCGTCTACTAGTGCAAGATCTTTAAATCAACAATCTTGTACATCTCATGCTCCTGCATGCAGTGGAAGGGAAACCTCAAAGTTTTCAATTAAGGAAGTCAAAAAAAGATTCAGAATTGTGACTGGTGAGGGTAGAAGAGAGAGAAATGCAGCAACCGCAGAGGACCTTCAAAGAGACCCACATAGAGATTCCGTTATTGCGATTAAGAAGGATTTTACACATCTCCCGGAAGGGAGCTTGGCAGACAAATCTGCATCAAATTTTAAGAACGAGATCAGACCTTCGATCACCAGAAAGCTAAAGCAACAAAATGTCAACATAAGTGAAATCAATTGCTGTACAGCACCAAAAGATGCATCTATCTTCTATGAGGAAGCCAAGAGGCATTTATCGGAGATGCTAAAAGATAATGATCGATCTGTCAACTATCCAGCAGCTCAAGCCCCAAAATCCTTGGAAGGAATACTTTCTCTCCCTCACTGCAATGTGTCAACCCATAGGAGTAGCTCGAGGGAAAAGGACTGCCTTGACCCCTTACCTGAAAAGACAGATGTTTGCCTTGTATGCAAGGTTGAGAGAGAAGAATGCGCACAAGAGAGAACCCAATCACAAGACGACTTAGGAAGCATTGCATGCTGTACTAGTGAAGCAGTTGATGATCAGGACACAGTTCAGGAAGGATATTGCCTGAATGAAGCACAAGAAG gaCCCAGAGATGTTACAGATGAACCAGACACCATCTATATTGAAGGAATTGACAGATTGGATCATGGTGGAAGAATTTGCAACATACAGTGCATTTCAGCAGAACAAAGCAGAGATGACGTACAGCAG GAAATGTTAGAAGAAACAAAACAAGGGAAAGAACATGTTGAAATGTCCCCAAACTCTCCTGAGAGAATAGTTGACAAGTTGGAGCAGGAAGAGCCGGAAACACCAGAACCAAGACCATCAACCAAAGTAATCTCACATGGTTCTCCGGAGCAAATCAATGAAAAGCAAGAAAAGCCCAGTCCCGTATCTATTCTTGAATCATTATTTGAAGATATTGGCAGTCCTGATTGCATAAACAAGAAAGAAT GTGAGCTGCATGAAGATCTCCATAGGACCCTGTATTTCCCATATAATGAAACAGATGTGAAGGTCCTATGGGAGGACAAGAATGTCAGGTTAGATTATATAAAGTTGGTGCTAGAGCTCTCAGAATTATGTGCAGAACAGAATTTAGAGGTATGGTACCTAGAGGATGAATTAATCAGCCCTTGCTTGTTTGAAGAAATACAGAATCAAGGTGATCAAATCGATGATCTGAAGCTTCTGTTTGACTGTATCTGTGAAGCCCTAACAGAGATCCAAGATAGATATTTTAGACTCTCTTCTTGGTTATCTTTTCTAAAACATGACATACGGACACCGCCAATAGGAGAAAACCTCATCACAGAAGTTGATAGATATGTTTACGGGTATATCCAACATAGTCTTCCAAGTACATTAGAGCAGCTAATTAAGAGGGATTTGGAAGTTCAGACATGGATGAACATTAGACCAAAAACTGAAGGGATTATTATGGAAATATGGGAGTTCGTATTGGATGAGTTGATAGATGAGGCTGTTTTTTATTTGTGGATTTGA
- the LOC133903592 gene encoding branched-chain amino acid aminotransferase 2, chloroplastic-like isoform X2, giving the protein MEHGVASHGAPLAAAPLAGRRPWFPLSPPPPSIQIQNRLYSISSLPLKARPLRRCGTSLASNYAQTSELVDLDWENLGFGILQTDYMYIAKCGRDGNFAEGEMVPFGPIALNPSSGVLNYGQGLFEGLKAYRKPDGSILLFRPDENALRMRTGAERMCMPAPTVEHFIDAVKQTVLANKRWVPPTGKGSLYIRPLLMGSGAVLGLAPAPEYTFIIFVSPVGNYFKEGLAPINLIVEDKFHRATPGGTGGVKTIGNYASVLMAQNIAKEKGYSDVLYLDAVYKKYIEEVSSCNIFVVKGNVISTPEIKGTILPGITRKSIIDVALSKGFQVEERLVSVDELLDADEVFCTGTAVVVSPVGSITYQGTRVEYGHQGVGVVSQQLYTSLTSLQMGQTEDCMGWTVQLN; this is encoded by the exons ATGGAACACGGCGTCGCCTCGCACggcgcgccgctcgccgccgcgccgctcgCCGGACGGCGACCCTGGTTCCctctctcgccgccgccgccgtctatTCAG ATTCAGAATAGACTTTATTCGATCTCGTCGCTCCCACTAAAGGCTAGGCCTTTGAGAAGATGCGGAACTTCTCTAGCAAGTAACTACGC GCAAACGTCTGAATTAGTTGATTTGGACTGGGAGAACCTTGGTTTTGGGATTCTGCAAACTGACTATATGTATATCGCAAAATGCGGGCGGGATGGGAACTTTGCCGAGGGTGAAATGGTGCCGTTTGGACCCATAGCTCTGAACCCATCTTCTGGAGTCCTAAATTATGGACAG GGATTGTTTGAGGGCCTAAAGGCATATAGGAAACCTGATGGATCCATCCTATTATTTCGCCCAGATGAAAATGCTTTGAGGATGCGAACTGGTGCTGAGAGGATGTGCATGCCTGCTCCTACTGTTGAGCATTTTATTGATGCAGTAAAACAAACTGTTCTAGCAAATAAGAGATGG GTGCCTCCTACTGGTAAAGGGTCTTTGTATATTAGACCACTACTTATGGGAAGTGGGGCTGTTCTTGGTCTTGCACCTGCTCCTGAGTATACATTCATTATATTTGTCTCCCCTGTCGGGAACTATTTTAAG GAAGGTTTAGCTCCAATAAATTTAATAGTTGAAGACAAGTTTCATCGTGCTACTCCTGGTGGAACAGGAGGTGTGAAGACCATCGGAAATTATGCTTCG GTGTTGATGGCACAAAATATTGCAAAGGAGAAAGGCTATTCTGATGTTCTCTACTTGGATGctgtttataaaaaatatattgaaGAAGTTTCATCATGTAATATTTTTGTTGTCAAG GGCAATGTTATCTCAACACCGGAAATAAAAGGAACAATATTGCCAGGTATCACAAGGAAAAGTATAATTGATGTTGCTCTGAGCAAAGGCTTCCAG GTTGAGGAGCGACTTGTATCAGTGGATGAACTGCTTGATGCTGATGAAGTGTTCTGCACGGGAACTGCTGTCGTAGTGTCTCCTGTTGGGAGTATTACATATCAAGGGACAAG GGTGGAATATGGCCACCAAGGCGTCGGCGTCGTGTCTCAGCAGCTGTATACTTCGCTGACGAGTCTCCAGATGGGCCAAACGGAGGACTGCATGGGCTGGACCGTGCAGCTGAATTAG
- the LOC133903592 gene encoding branched-chain amino acid aminotransferase 2, chloroplastic-like isoform X1, which yields MEHGVASHGAPLAAAPLAGRRPWFPLSPPPPSIQIQNRLYSISSLPLKARPLRRCGTSLASNYARQTSELVDLDWENLGFGILQTDYMYIAKCGRDGNFAEGEMVPFGPIALNPSSGVLNYGQGLFEGLKAYRKPDGSILLFRPDENALRMRTGAERMCMPAPTVEHFIDAVKQTVLANKRWVPPTGKGSLYIRPLLMGSGAVLGLAPAPEYTFIIFVSPVGNYFKEGLAPINLIVEDKFHRATPGGTGGVKTIGNYASVLMAQNIAKEKGYSDVLYLDAVYKKYIEEVSSCNIFVVKGNVISTPEIKGTILPGITRKSIIDVALSKGFQVEERLVSVDELLDADEVFCTGTAVVVSPVGSITYQGTRVEYGHQGVGVVSQQLYTSLTSLQMGQTEDCMGWTVQLN from the exons ATGGAACACGGCGTCGCCTCGCACggcgcgccgctcgccgccgcgccgctcgCCGGACGGCGACCCTGGTTCCctctctcgccgccgccgccgtctatTCAG ATTCAGAATAGACTTTATTCGATCTCGTCGCTCCCACTAAAGGCTAGGCCTTTGAGAAGATGCGGAACTTCTCTAGCAAGTAACTACGC CAGGCAAACGTCTGAATTAGTTGATTTGGACTGGGAGAACCTTGGTTTTGGGATTCTGCAAACTGACTATATGTATATCGCAAAATGCGGGCGGGATGGGAACTTTGCCGAGGGTGAAATGGTGCCGTTTGGACCCATAGCTCTGAACCCATCTTCTGGAGTCCTAAATTATGGACAG GGATTGTTTGAGGGCCTAAAGGCATATAGGAAACCTGATGGATCCATCCTATTATTTCGCCCAGATGAAAATGCTTTGAGGATGCGAACTGGTGCTGAGAGGATGTGCATGCCTGCTCCTACTGTTGAGCATTTTATTGATGCAGTAAAACAAACTGTTCTAGCAAATAAGAGATGG GTGCCTCCTACTGGTAAAGGGTCTTTGTATATTAGACCACTACTTATGGGAAGTGGGGCTGTTCTTGGTCTTGCACCTGCTCCTGAGTATACATTCATTATATTTGTCTCCCCTGTCGGGAACTATTTTAAG GAAGGTTTAGCTCCAATAAATTTAATAGTTGAAGACAAGTTTCATCGTGCTACTCCTGGTGGAACAGGAGGTGTGAAGACCATCGGAAATTATGCTTCG GTGTTGATGGCACAAAATATTGCAAAGGAGAAAGGCTATTCTGATGTTCTCTACTTGGATGctgtttataaaaaatatattgaaGAAGTTTCATCATGTAATATTTTTGTTGTCAAG GGCAATGTTATCTCAACACCGGAAATAAAAGGAACAATATTGCCAGGTATCACAAGGAAAAGTATAATTGATGTTGCTCTGAGCAAAGGCTTCCAG GTTGAGGAGCGACTTGTATCAGTGGATGAACTGCTTGATGCTGATGAAGTGTTCTGCACGGGAACTGCTGTCGTAGTGTCTCCTGTTGGGAGTATTACATATCAAGGGACAAG GGTGGAATATGGCCACCAAGGCGTCGGCGTCGTGTCTCAGCAGCTGTATACTTCGCTGACGAGTCTCCAGATGGGCCAAACGGAGGACTGCATGGGCTGGACCGTGCAGCTGAATTAG
- the LOC133903592 gene encoding branched-chain-amino-acid aminotransferase 5, chloroplastic-like isoform X3 — MRNFSSKQTSELVDLDWENLGFGILQTDYMYIAKCGRDGNFAEGEMVPFGPIALNPSSGVLNYGQGLFEGLKAYRKPDGSILLFRPDENALRMRTGAERMCMPAPTVEHFIDAVKQTVLANKRWVPPTGKGSLYIRPLLMGSGAVLGLAPAPEYTFIIFVSPVGNYFKEGLAPINLIVEDKFHRATPGGTGGVKTIGNYASVLMAQNIAKEKGYSDVLYLDAVYKKYIEEVSSCNIFVVKGNVISTPEIKGTILPGITRKSIIDVALSKGFQVEERLVSVDELLDADEVFCTGTAVVVSPVGSITYQGTRVEYGHQGVGVVSQQLYTSLTSLQMGQTEDCMGWTVQLN, encoded by the exons ATGCGGAACTTCTCTAGCAA GCAAACGTCTGAATTAGTTGATTTGGACTGGGAGAACCTTGGTTTTGGGATTCTGCAAACTGACTATATGTATATCGCAAAATGCGGGCGGGATGGGAACTTTGCCGAGGGTGAAATGGTGCCGTTTGGACCCATAGCTCTGAACCCATCTTCTGGAGTCCTAAATTATGGACAG GGATTGTTTGAGGGCCTAAAGGCATATAGGAAACCTGATGGATCCATCCTATTATTTCGCCCAGATGAAAATGCTTTGAGGATGCGAACTGGTGCTGAGAGGATGTGCATGCCTGCTCCTACTGTTGAGCATTTTATTGATGCAGTAAAACAAACTGTTCTAGCAAATAAGAGATGG GTGCCTCCTACTGGTAAAGGGTCTTTGTATATTAGACCACTACTTATGGGAAGTGGGGCTGTTCTTGGTCTTGCACCTGCTCCTGAGTATACATTCATTATATTTGTCTCCCCTGTCGGGAACTATTTTAAG GAAGGTTTAGCTCCAATAAATTTAATAGTTGAAGACAAGTTTCATCGTGCTACTCCTGGTGGAACAGGAGGTGTGAAGACCATCGGAAATTATGCTTCG GTGTTGATGGCACAAAATATTGCAAAGGAGAAAGGCTATTCTGATGTTCTCTACTTGGATGctgtttataaaaaatatattgaaGAAGTTTCATCATGTAATATTTTTGTTGTCAAG GGCAATGTTATCTCAACACCGGAAATAAAAGGAACAATATTGCCAGGTATCACAAGGAAAAGTATAATTGATGTTGCTCTGAGCAAAGGCTTCCAG GTTGAGGAGCGACTTGTATCAGTGGATGAACTGCTTGATGCTGATGAAGTGTTCTGCACGGGAACTGCTGTCGTAGTGTCTCCTGTTGGGAGTATTACATATCAAGGGACAAG GGTGGAATATGGCCACCAAGGCGTCGGCGTCGTGTCTCAGCAGCTGTATACTTCGCTGACGAGTCTCCAGATGGGCCAAACGGAGGACTGCATGGGCTGGACCGTGCAGCTGAATTAG